CGGGAGTCGTGACCGAAGTCGGACCCGGTTGGCAGATCGAGGACATCAGTCCTTTTATGCGCCACGTACTCGACGCTTTTGGGGTCGACAAGGTTATGTTCGGCAGCGATTGGCCGGTCGTGAACCTCGCGAGCGACTATGGCACTTGGCGACGGGTAGTCGATGACGCGCTTGCGCCGTTTTCAGAAGCAGACCGAGCAAAAATTCTGGGCGCTAACGCTGCCCGCTTTTATGACCTCTAACGACAAAGAGAATGATCAGGCACAATGGTTCAACGAATGGGAATGGTGATCGGCCTCACCGAAGACAACAAAGCCGAGTACAAGCGACTTCATGCAGACGTCTGGCCCGAAGTGCTCGCGCAGCTCCGGAAATCAAACATCACAAATTACTCGATTTTCCTGAGAGAGCCGGAGAACCTGATGTTTAGCTACTGGGAATACACTGGAACGGATTTTGCCGCCGACATGGCTGCAATGGCGGAAGATGAAACGACCCAAAAGTGGTGGGCGGTTTGCGGACCAATGCAGACACCGCTTGAGACGCGTTCTGAAGGCGAATGGTGGGCTTCGATGGAACAAGTCTTCTATCTGGAATGACCAACTGTCCGTAGCCAAAGCGCGCAAACAAACGAAGCTGCCCCATGTGGGCAGCTTTTGTTTGGTTACAGGAGCACGCTACCGCC
This genomic window from Shimia isoporae contains:
- a CDS encoding L-rhamnose mutarotase, translated to MVQRMGMVIGLTEDNKAEYKRLHADVWPEVLAQLRKSNITNYSIFLREPENLMFSYWEYTGTDFAADMAAMAEDETTQKWWAVCGPMQTPLETRSEGEWWASMEQVFYLE